Below is a genomic region from Vibrio cortegadensis.
AAGCCGCCAAGCCACTCAGCGATTAGTGGATGTAATGGTAAAAGATGGCTTATTAGACATGCGAGACAATCCAAACCATAAACGTGCGAAGTTGATCGATTTAACTGATGAGGGGAAGCGAGTCTACAATTTCCTTCATATTAAGCAGTTATCATGGGCAGCAAAAAGCTCAGATGAACTTGAGTTACGAGATCTGGAAACGACACTCGCTACACTTCAAAAAATGTCTCAGTATTTCGATAAA
It encodes:
- a CDS encoding MarR family winged helix-turn-helix transcriptional regulator, producing the protein MYIDPKGESFTNVVLEIFKVNGMLNAEGDEMGKEFGVSSARWKVLGAIIKLEQAVTVAEISRTMGQSRQATQRLVDVMVKDGLLDMRDNPNHKRAKLIDLTDEGKRVYNFLHIKQLSWAAKSSDELELRDLETTLATLQKMSQYFDK